The Amphiura filiformis chromosome 1, Afil_fr2py, whole genome shotgun sequence nucleotide sequence ggtatactttttaatttgaccaagtttgaaatttgaccaagaTTGAAGTTCGATGACTTTTTACTAAAAAGACCCGAGATTTGGGACTGGATGCATTATTCACGTAtagcagtcagaattaataggtaaattttcacgggaaaattttctggacatgtgacacccatgggcgcagacatattagcattatggaatgtgacctcgagcaatgtatttgaataggaagaattccttctTTGatccaaaataagttacttgtcgcaagttaatactattatggtaagagtttccgtagataaatatttttttccgtagatagatatttttgaaattacgttttgatgatattgtgaagaaattaagataacataatatttaataaatttgcaatgcacaattttctatcaaaattgcggtcaaaaatactattccaattcaaaattactaagacttgaatagcgaggtcaccgccgggggtcagagatcaggctcgaggttacactcacattgatacgcattggtcacgtgtccagaaaattttcccgtgaaaatttacctattaatcttgactgtatAGGGAGAAACTACACTTTTGGTCATAACTTTTTCCGATATGGATGTGAAATTTGTTAAATTTAAGACTGGGGAAGTGAAACCGCAGTCCATGATATCAAAATAGATGGATTGGACACCATGttgtcttgggtgcagaattcaacatactccgtggtttgatatagcctacattgcacgatgttcttaagcttatactaaatttagataaaataaaaagttctgttcaaaaactgtcacccaatacaatcatacctgtattgtgaagcccagaaatagaacacactgtacaattctttgtacaacagtatattttatcctttgaatcagaggaactcattccttgactgtatagcaatttggctccaagccgatatggcagttattctaattagtcatgtgacatggattggcgccagctgaaagcgggtactattccgatactatatagtatcagatactagtatcgggatagtatcggaatagtaccactataccgatactagtatccaactagtatctgctagcagatactttcggatagctccagaatacctaccggatactatcccgtatagtagccggaactataccgataccttttctttttgctatgggattTCAATGTTTGAGTAAATTTTTTACTGACCTTGGGGTgcacccattttgaaagttgtggtgcaatttcacgTGATGCAGCGCGATTTGAAGTGTagtctcagaacaatcaaaataatttacaattttgtaggaCACTTACGTTCAACAtgtgcctaaatattttgcacagagTTATGAGTTACCCAATATCAGACAAACCCTCTCGACCCAGGGTCTGAGCAGGGTTTAtaattaattattgcacagtcccttagttgaataaatgtaggccttcaaGGTATCCAAATGCTTAGTCTTACCAGActtgcacctgcattgctgaaaagtcacccaattcttttcttaaccatctgttcctatgggacaggaaattgtcaaaggtctcagggaaaatcttcaaaagtcacccatttggcaaccctgattaatttgttctTCAACACAAAAGCAGCAAACACttgaactaattcaataaacaaacactgaCTGTTGACAATATGTTCTccataaaattaaattaatttgaccctcttaaggttatacgaggtattgttggtcgaagcagccaaaaggtctcgattttcattatctgaatcaatatattattgaaaaataacactttggtgttttgcaaaagttcattctacaaatcatatactttgaaaacctgcttaatttattgttgttaatgagttatgtacgttttacaaaagtgttgttgtttcagccctgtttacaacataactcaagaaccacaggacctacaaaagtatatctgtaatatttgaattcttctacacgctcgctatgaattgagcaatgcaatttttgctaaagctcactaccattcgcaagatgctgtgaactaccttttttgttgctgcttcgaccaacaatacatagtATAcccttaaggcgtggggtatgagcgactttgaagtacaggtatctggagaagggaagcaacgacaGGTAGTGACCTAGCCgccgagtgttaatatatatttatttaggaaggttcgtgtttgttttaaattttggggcgtttttccaaaatttgatatttttggtgatatttcaaacaagcgacatgccaaagagaaatctttttgcacatactttgttattgcttatacaactcttttctgcatatacCTACGTTACTATTCGTtatggtgatttagtaatattataaattttgtgactgcatgttggagttttcgatgcgattttaggcttaccgtgatttaacgttgatatctggtcttgctccttttataatttcactttgatcgtcggcttttgtaaataacagaatgtagattggctctgaatataaagtctcgtagtcctcttggtgggtttttcatgatatatttagtttgtatttgcatgtaacaacccaaaaccgacctctgatttcagggttgaaggctgttttcggaatttccgtggactcaaacaagtgcacgagtggcgactatggttttatacttcccgcattgatgattgcgtctacgctttttgttttttgtttttggttgatttgtatggcgctttcaactaccgaggttatttgcgccagtactcactcctttgtcaagttgcacctgtataactccattcagtcacaatacgtaattatctgcttcacagcatcttagttatttctatcttcttTATGCCTCGCTCGGTGTATTTCTTCTGCTGTATATGCTCGTACACTAAAATCCAGATTGTTCCTCTGTCTGtgtggtaaaaaccaaacggtgtctcttcagagccacaccaggctgagtcagccgaggaagggctaaaacgtggtcaaattactttgcatgatcctacgctagcttgacttcctcgcatccaagcctgttccccagagcccaagttagcgttatccatccgacaccacgtggaggtttgggttgagttgcccgcgagcaattactttgccagctctacggacCTTGCCGGACTTGCGTCTACGCCTAACGATATACTTCTTTTATGGTGACTGTAGCTGGATAtacactggtatacaaagaattggttacatgtcaatgaccattaacttcagggatagacccttagaTTAATTATGCGCCTTTCTaccatgcagtatctttacccgcagacttgtgcccgtgtcatgtgccaatattgcgtaacgttaaaggttaatacatttctttgacttcgaagaaactgtgtgattctatggcctAGCGGTCTGAGACAGGTGGTTTCTAAGTTGCTGTTCtgggcgtcgcttgttcgaaaccgtgcgtctgtcacttttcttatgctgctttatttttccaacgttagggcctagaaaaactaatttataatttctttttgtattatttatttatttatttatttatatatttatttatttatttgtttatttgtttatttatttatttatttatttatttatttatttatttatttatttatttatttatttatttatttatttatttatttaatgacgttttggggctcgagagaacggacacatttatttatttatttatttatttttcgattgattatttgatgagtgagtgagcagatttatcgattgctactttagttgtgggatttctatttgattttgaatgacatcgggtcctttcatcttttctgtttcggtttcggtttccggtttcggtttcggatctcattgttattttgaagtgttagcatggtacgtgtgaacaatccttttattccagtcttttgttgactacagaaaagttgaacgaagataacttctgtttcggtttcgggagttatgttaatttctgacatgaaaaacgtgagatgagagggttgcattacgtttgggttttggaaagaaccttctgttaaatcatgcatgactcaattacaaatctctaaatccctttcttcttatctattgatattttgaatagtgtttatctttccctaatagattatgatactaaatgagcaatcagcttggacagttcgcactaggccctacatctcctACAAATCCTCAAATCCCGAAGCTCAACTCCTTACatatgggtccttactttcctgacaatccttagatatgggtacctattttcggtaaaatcgtgacccttaAAAATGGTTATGGGTTtggaagctcgggccgcacatctccgtcgaaaaataatccaagtacccccccccccagttaATCCTAAGCCTATTAAAGTGTTTTAAGGCCAAAATCGCACCCTtctcaccccaattttacccttcctcaggactcataattattgcctgATAATCTCCAAAATCTCACCAATTcttcaaactcagtaatttattatagatgccGAGACACACACCAAAACCCATCCATATACAACCCTCCTCCAAACCAAAATAAAAGGAAGTTTAATTCACAAAATGAATGCTAAAACCGGATGTTAAAAACGATAGTTACTGTTACCGGGGGCGCCATGATCTTCCAGTTGTTTACAACAAGATTTTGTCACTTGACCAAAACCAATCAATATCTGGTAGTCAAGAGGCAAGTCAAGTGGAATAATCTCTTCAGTGGCTAAAGAAGACCTGTAGATGCAGGTCGCAagctaccacagctctgcaaatagtaagtcttgtgactgttgttttaaatcaACTACTGTACGATAGTTACTGTGTTTAaaaatatggataaaatcagtcaGTTACACTTGTTTTACGGATTTTGTACTTCTTCTGTATCTAGTTCTTTTATATATTCTCACTGTCAAAAATTAGGAATTAAAACAAATCAACATTGTgacaccacagatattggaacacacttTCCCTCTGTCAAAAATTATGAATTCAAAACATTCCggaattgagaaaatattgtcaCTGTTAATATTTaggaattttgaaatttgaaacactgtaataaaaaagaaataagttaattattatttataacttAACTtattaaacaaataataaataaataaatgccgcTTCAAAGTTgttattattactttatttttttttgaaattataacttggaaaaaaaaaaagatatcaaaGAAGCTGATATAATATACAAGATCATTTACAGAGGGTGCATTACTGCATACCTACCAGAGGAATAAAAAAAGCCTACTCCTCTTTTCaggcattattttttatttttcattattattatactcGGCCTAATATGTAtttatataaaacaaagaaattaaaaaatgaataagAATTGCAAACATGttggaattttgaaaataaaaactgtACAATTCTTGAAATAACTTCTACAACAAAGTAGGAACGTACTAGACATTTCTGTCAGCTTCTGCGAGATTTTGCCCCTAAATTGTGCTTCAGGAGCAGCTGCTCCAAGAATAATCTGGAATAATATTCTAAGTCTAACATGCTCCAGgatcatgttttgaatgcacaatgctcaAAGAGCatgtccaacatgctccaggagcatgttttgaatgcacaatgctccaggagcatataacaaatatgctcctggagcatagtgtgcattcaaaacatgctcctggagcatgttggacttagaatgCTCCTGGAGCAGCTGCTCATGGAGCATAACTTCGGGCTAAAATCTCACAGAAGCCTTCTGTCACAACCACCAGCTGGCTGTGGCTGGGAAGtaagatattattattatgcatGTGTGAGGGATTTTAATACACTTTACGCTATGGGTGATATCGATAAACAGATTTAAAGGGACATTCTACATGGTCACTAAAGCATCAGAAGCATTGAGGTCTTTGTAAATATCCCTTTTGGATGTTTTGGGCAATTCATGGTCAGTTGTCTGAGGGAGTACTTTCCGGTGGGCATCGTTCGTTATGATAATtttccaattttacaatatttggtGGGGGAAGGAAATTTTCTTGGGGTTGGTTTTAGGGTACTGAAATTTTCTTTGTGGTGTTGAGTTAGCAACCAAATCACAAAGACTTGAAAGCTTTGTGAAACTAATTACGTTAATGTTTTCAACATAcgttcaaaataatttcaaacaaaGAGGATGAAATcgtttcttattttattatttttcattcatGCTTTTATTCAAGTTCATTCATTtgtcaatattaaaatattattacatTAACAACATACCGTATAAAAAGCAATTTCTTGAATGAGCTGGCCTAAATTTCAGTTTAAAAATTATCATACATTCCCACACCCACCCCTCCTCCATACCCCTTCTCACAGGGCACGGTGTAGGTGGTAGTCAAAGTTCACTTTCATACCACTGTTTAAATTTGTTCAGGGCGGCATGTGGTTTAGAAGCCCCACCCCACCCTTCTGCTACCCCTAGTTGCTTACTGCCAGGACAAGTGTGTATATTGAACGGAACTAACCCGATTATGCAACAGAATACCACTTGAATAAGGAAATAACACGAACCCGAAGTGATCAAAATAGTGCTACTTTTTGACAAACGGTCGCAATTCCGGAATTGCGTCAGTTCCTAAAATTTGACGCACCAACACTCTTTTTTCTAACCAATATTCTGATTACctgttatatataaaatgtaTGTCGTGTCTTTATATCTCAATAACTTAACAATTATATTCTCATCACAGAATAGAGCTTCTTCCTAATTTCAGAATAATAAAACTTTCCAACCGCATGTTAAAACACGTCTGATATTTTATAGCAATCCACTACACATAcattataaataaacaaacacacacatataTCTATGGCATAGTTCGCCCTCTCTTTTCTTAGCAATTACAAAATGTGGTGTCTCCCTcttagtgtgtctcgtctcaagttgagagcagTTACCAAGCATTTCCAAAACCGTATTAACCGGGTTTTTTAGAATGACGTCATAAATCCATGCAGAACAATGCCAGTTTAGTCAACCATGCAGTCGCTGACACGGCTGTATTTGCCGACCAGAGCTACTCTTCTAgtcacaaaacaaacaaactcttacaaaatatttgaGAGGAGCCCTTAAGCAAGCAAAATGTTGGAAATTTATTGCCGAAATAAAATTGCTATTTCAAtggtaaaaatcttaacttgaagATTTAAGTTTTCTTAACTTGAAGATTTAAGTTTCAAGCTCTGCATGTTAAGAAAAAAGTACCGACAGAATTTCAAAATCGGTCGAATGGGAAGCATAAACATTAGCCCTTTTCCAAAAGTATTCATTCAAATTTGTGTTCTAGTGAATACATTTTACTCAGACTCTTTGAAGCTTTACCATTCAAGTGTATGGACCATTGCGATATTCCAGAAATGAAAGGAACTCTCCCTGAGAAGACATGTGATTCAAATTTCACCtatttttgctctgggaattccccccCCAACAAAAAAGATGGTCATTTTGGAACAGTTTGTCTGTCTTCTTTATTGATTTTtagatcattattattttttgatcattatttgggaattcccaaaattgatggtaaaaatttACACGTCTTCTTTATTTTTTCTGGCAGCGGGACTTCTAAAAAAGGGCAGCATTATGACACCTTAAAGAAAACATAGGAATTCCCAAGAACAAATATCCCTTTTTAATGCATGGGAATTCCTGAAAATTTTGGCGAACATTTCCCTGTGTTCTTTTAGGACACTGTGAATTcctaagcattttttttttcaaaacgggAATTCCTAAATTTTGGCCTTTGAATTCCCACAAATTTATGATAAaaatttacatgtcttctttatgGGGGAGGTATTAATTTCTGGTATAGCCTGTGTGACCAATGCCTGAGAACGAAAAGGAAATTTagaaaaatataccaaaacaattattttggcaTTAATGTTTCCCTAAATCAATTACCCTtgcttctatttatttatttatttcagatgTGTTATCAGCACGCTCAGCACGAGTAGAAATACCTTCATTATGCAGCACAAAGTAAAATGAGGTAAATCTTCAATATACATACAATTATGTAACCCTCAAACACACGGAACGTCGTGAACACAATCACAGTTGAATTAAACATATTCTAAAGCGGttcgaaaatttaaaaaaaaatactcactACTCATCCTAGTAATAACACTATAACCCTAAACTGGTGCGTCCTAACcctttaattgaaaaaaaaaaaaaggatcattattcatttatttcggTTATCATTTACTGTCTATCACTCAgcaaccaagcaaacacaaaacgtttttaacaagttatattttggatttgttgTCTTGGAAATACGTTTTAACAaccttaaatgtcgggttatataaaggtcatgaaaacgtattaaaacgttttgtttgaaaacacactgcaaacatatttttcaaatgttttaaaaatatgatattgtaatatattgtttgcaaacaattttttgtcaaatattttgtcaacacttttataaCATTATATTTTAGAATATTTGCCTTATTAATTAACAAACGttgttgaatgttatgaaaacgttttataccatttatataaccagacaaTTAGACATTatttggcaaccttttctaaccttttgcgaataatgctttgtgtttgctgggtaaatgaTCAGTTTACCCAAGGAGGCTAGACCCAAAGAGTAACGACTCAATTAAAATTACCGCATGTATTTAAACGCTATGGTATCCGCCATATTCGTGGCTGTGATGgcaaatggtgtaggcctatatctgggCAGAAGTCCGGAATCAAACGAAATTTGCGTCTCTAAGCTTGAGCGTTAGAAATATGGCGGAtcggagtcagtactctttggttctacctcgttGGCTTAACCACACATTTCATCATTGATATGATACTTGTGACGTAATACCAGAGCAATTGCGACTATCAAAATAGTTCCACTTAGACCAAAATGTATACAACGATTCAGGTGGATCAAAACTATATACAGTAAATACATTAGAGAATAAACAGAAGGATTCGTATTCCAAAGTTGCATTTGGGTGATCTAAGAACATATAACGTTGCGTGAAGCGTTGATTGGAAATTGGGTTTATTCCAATGGTCTTCATGAGCATTCCAACGTACACATCTTCAATAGGGATATAAGGTATGTGTATTGATACAGATAATAACGGTCTAATGAGAAATCTCGAGAGCAAATAGCTGGGACCATTTAGATACGGAGGATACGTCGGAAACGGGTACAGCGTTTCTGGGACGTACCATTTTTTAGTCAAATCGTCCGAAGTATCTCTAACCGGTATCTTGTCCTGAAATAACTTGCCTTCAAAGAAGAAGTTTTCATTCCGCGAAGTCTTTAAATATTCTACAATATTGCGTAAGTTCGGCACAGTATCACTGTCTATTTTTAGCACATATTTACTCTCCTGGCAAAACGAATCGACCCACGTGAATCCCGTTATTGTCTTTAAAGTTAGATTTTGATATCTGTCGACAAAATCCTTCCAGCAAATATCACGGAACAGTTCGTTTTCTTTAGCCACTATTTTGTCATTTGAATCATCAATACTGTTTCCTAGTAGAAATATTGTTTCAACTCGTTTTCCTGCTACATACGTAACATTGGCCCATGTTTTACGAATAGAGATTCGTCGTCTTATTTCATTTGGTGCTGATAATATCAAAAGTAGAAGAAATACGTCGTCTTTGAGATTTCTTCTTTTACACAAATCGGCATTCGACTTAATATACTTAAATGAATTGTCGTTTGTCACAGATTCATTGATGAAAATGTTGTTGTGAACAAACCTTTCGTTATATGCTACTTTCCTTTGCGTTTCAGCAAGTCTCTCAAAATCAGGACTTCGTTTTGGTATAACTTTGCCCGATAACAGTTTCGTTTCGTTTGCATCAGGTACAGCAGGTACCGCAGGTACAGGTGGTGGTTTCTTTTCCATATTGTCATTCTGTATCATTCTTGGAGCAATAACTTTATCTCCACGAACATCATATCCTACGTCCCGTTGCGTACCTTTATCAGCGTCCACAAAGTTTGAATCACGAACACCTTTTAACTCAAGCATTTTCGGTTCATCACCAGGATCAGAAAGTGCTTCATTACGTCTATATTCCCGTTTATTCTTGAAATTGAACTCATTCTTCTCAACATACTCAATGACGTTAGATGATATTAATGTTCTCTCCTCCTCCTTGGTGAGTAACGCCGGATTATCACAACTGTAGCCACACATTAATTTAGTTAAAGACTCGGCGTATAGAACAAAAAGTACAGTCCAAATCAATCCACAATATGCAGATATCCCAAAGAAGATAAGACGAACTTTAGCAGCCATTTTGTTTTCTGTTCAACTTTGCTTAGCTTCGTCTGTTATGTGAACTAGCTTTGTGGAATATGGTACACAATGCTTAATACTGTGGCAAAATTTGAAGAACTACTCGATGTGGCGCTGGTTAAAATATTGTTTCTTCAATGTGGTAAAACAAACATCATGAAGTACATCTTCGTGAAATCAACATAAATGATTTTTCATGGTAAAATATTATAGCAACAATACTATTAATTGTATTATACTACTCGCCTCGTATGTACCTCACAACATACCCATGAGCAACAGCAAACAATTCACTTTCTCTTAGCATGCAATCAGCGGGTCTGTTTGCTTTTTGCTATACTCCGCATTTCGTGTTTCTTTGTTTGCTGTAACTTAGATTCTGTTTGCTTTAATTTACTGGGTTGTACTTTGTTTAACTTTTCACATTCATAAGCATTATTTTATCGACCAAGTCTTTACGTAGGTTTTAGGAAGTATAGGACCCTTATCTTGTGAGTGCAAATTTTGCTCTTTGTTGGCAGGGCCGAGAGAGATGAAGGTTAAGAGTTAGCTGAAGGCTCAGATCTTGGAGTGCTCCCCAGCcaatacatgtttttaaaacgttttaaacatgttatattttgggtttgggtttagataaaaacgttttactcacattaaatgtcgagttatacaaaggtaatggaaacgttttaaaacattttgcatgaaaacaaactacaacaatattttaaaaatattttttaaatgttattgtaaactatttttgcaaacattttatgctaaataacattatatcattaacaaaataagttttaaaatatttttttttaatttaacaaaataactttatgttagaatatttccagtaggttatcaacagatgtttttgaatgttatgaacacgttttataccatttatatgtcCTTTTGAAACCCcacattaaacgttttctggcaaccttttctaaccttttgcgaatggtgtcgaaaacgttttgtgtttgatatgtTTGACGGGGCATTAGCATGATTTGAACTTGATAGTTATACATGATTTGAACATAGTTATGTTCCATATTTCGGGCAATGGTCGAGTCCATGCAATGTCCATTAAACTTATTTAAACCATAATGGATTAAACCGTTTAAACTGTTACGGAATAAAACTATTAACTCGTGCTACTGTTTAAGGGTAAAACTATTGTGGTTTAAAGCTTATCCGTTTTGAGTTGAAGGGTTAAACAACTATTGCTTAACCCTTTAAACAGTGGCCAAGGTTTAAGCTTTTAAACTTATATTAGAAGGAAGCCATGTAAGCAACGCACAATTAAGACAATTTAAGATTGTTTAAAGATTCTATATTCAGCGAATTAATAGAGTATActtgtcaaaaagctcgtccCACAGGTAAAAGCATTAAGTTAACttaggaagggctttgagacaaacgggttttttttaataCGGTTTATTACTAGTACGGTTTATTTTTCGCGTGTGGTAAAAACACGGccaactcatcatgctcatgcagAAAAATCGCACAAATAAGCAA carries:
- the LOC140158900 gene encoding beta-1,3-galactosyltransferase 1-like, which produces MAAKVRLIFFGISAYCGLIWTVLFVLYAESLTKLMCGYSCDNPALLTKEEERTLISSNVIEYVEKNEFNFKNKREYRRNEALSDPGDEPKMLELKGVRDSNFVDADKGTQRDVGYDVRGDKVIAPRMIQNDNMEKKPPPVPAVPAVPDANETKLLSGKVIPKRSPDFERLAETQRKVAYNERFVHNNIFINESVTNDNSFKYIKSNADLCKRRNLKDDVFLLLLILSAPNEIRRRISIRKTWANVTYVAGKRVETIFLLGNSIDDSNDKIVAKENELFRDICWKDFVDRYQNLTLKTITGFTWVDSFCQESKYVLKIDSDTVPNLRNIVEYLKTSRNENFFFEGKLFQDKIPVRDTSDDLTKKWYVPETLYPFPTYPPYLNGPSYLLSRFLIRPLLSVSIHIPYIPIEDVYVGMLMKTIGINPISNQRFTQRYMFLDHPNATLEYESFCLFSNVFTVYSFDPPESLYTFWSKWNYFDSRNCSGITSQVSYQ